The following are from one region of the Staphylococcus argenteus genome:
- a CDS encoding molybdenum cofactor biosynthesis protein MoaE, whose translation MKQFEIVTDPIETAPYRDFTINEYQGAVVVFTGHVREWTKGVKTEYLEYEAYVPMAEKKLAQIGDEINEKWPGTITSIVHRIGPLQISDVAVLIAVSSPHRKDAYRANEYAIERIKEIVPIWKKEIWEDGSEWQGHQKGNYEEAKREE comes from the coding sequence ATGAAACAATTTGAAATCGTGACTGATCCGATAGAAACAGCACCATACCGAGATTTCACTATTAATGAATATCAAGGAGCTGTAGTTGTTTTTACAGGTCATGTACGAGAGTGGACTAAGGGAGTTAAAACGGAATATCTCGAATATGAAGCATATGTTCCGATGGCTGAAAAGAAATTAGCACAAATCGGGGATGAAATAAATGAAAAATGGCCTGGGACGATTACGAGCATTGTGCATAGAATAGGACCATTACAAATTTCTGATGTTGCAGTATTAATTGCCGTATCGTCGCCACATCGTAAAGATGCGTACAGAGCAAATGAATACGCTATCGAACGAATTAAAGAAATCGTTCCAATTTGGAAAAAAGAAATTTGGGAAGATGGTTCTGAATGGCAAGGTCATCAAAAAGGTAATTATGAGGAAGCGAAGAGGGAGGAATAA
- the mobB gene encoding molybdopterin-guanine dinucleotide biosynthesis protein B — protein sequence MILQIIGYKNAGKTTLMSHAVSFLKSQGYKVATIKHHGHYDEDIQLQHTDVDHMKHFEAGADQSIVHGLEFQQTVTRVEKQNLTQIIEKSVTIDTNIILVEGFKNAVFDKVVVYQNEQDLEELRQLSNICYSINVRETDDFTLFDNWLLNKVKNDCDAQFK from the coding sequence ATGATTTTGCAAATCATAGGTTATAAAAATGCTGGAAAGACAACACTGATGTCACATGCAGTATCTTTTCTAAAATCACAAGGTTATAAAGTTGCTACGATTAAACATCATGGTCATTATGATGAAGATATTCAATTACAACATACTGATGTAGATCATATGAAACATTTTGAAGCAGGAGCAGATCAAAGTATTGTGCATGGTCTAGAATTTCAACAAACTGTTACACGAGTTGAAAAACAAAATCTTACTCAAATTATTGAAAAATCTGTTACAATTGACACCAATATCATTTTAGTTGAAGGTTTCAAAAATGCAGTTTTTGACAAAGTGGTTGTCTATCAAAATGAGCAAGATTTAGAGGAATTAAGACAATTATCAAATATATGCTATAGCATTAACGTCAGGGAGACCGATGATTTTACGTTATTTGATAATTGGCTATTAAATAAAGTGAAAAATGATTGTGACGCACAATTTAAATAG